One stretch of Miscanthus floridulus cultivar M001 chromosome 18, ASM1932011v1, whole genome shotgun sequence DNA includes these proteins:
- the LOC136522410 gene encoding preprotein translocase subunit SECE1-like has protein sequence MATTPTTAFLRLTPAPSPRTARPSRSATFLQPALSVSLSHSLPDCRNHRLAAASKDTASSKGQEQDQEPASSALEEGGAEKGTEVGGASPAEKSPEAVAAELKEVLRARKEAEAAEGGGGWWAGVAQEMTEIEWPAPGKVVGTTGVVLGVIAGSTVALLSVNALFAELSDTVFAGRGLQDLFSG, from the coding sequence ATGGCGACAACGCCGACCACCGCATTCCTCCGCCTCACTCCAGCCCCTTCTCCCCGCACCGCGCGCCCTTCTCGCTCTGCTACCTTCCTGCAGCCCGCGCTCTCAGTTTCCCTCTCCCACTCCCTCCCCGACTGCCGCAACCACCGCCTTGCCGCCGCCTCCAAGGACACTGCTAGCAGCAAGGGACAGGAACAAGATCAAGAGCCCGCATCGTCCGCGCTGGAGGAAGGAGGAGCGGAGAAGGGAACGGAGGTGGGGGGAGCATCGCCCGCCGAGAAGAGcccggaggcggtggcggcggagctgAAGGAGGTGCTAAGGGCGCGGAAGGAGGCGGAGGCCGCCGAGGGGGGCGGCGGGTGGTGGGCCGGCGTGGCGCAGGAGATGACCGAGATCGAGTGGCCGGCGCCCGGGAAGGTGGTGGGCACCACCGGCGTGGTGCTTGGGGTCATCGCGGGCTCCACTGTCGCGCTGCTGTCCGTCAACGCGCTCTTCGCCGAGCTCTCCGACACCGTCTTTGCCGGACGCGGACTTCAGGACTTATTCTCCGGCTGA
- the LOC136523151 gene encoding jasmonate-induced oxygenase 4-like, with product MLRELLHIFVCGSNKQAPMAGESWKVPTPVKDLAALVEEPPSRFVQREEDRPGSLTVAADMPDPLPIVDLDKLSTADEAAKLRSALQTWGLFLATNHGIDASLIEDLMKASREFFNQPLQERQKYSNLREGTRLQLEGYGSDPVIAHDHILDWSDRLQLKVEPEDERNLAQWPKHPESFRDLLHEYATKTKTVMEKILRAMAKILEIDEEDFINQIGGRPQAYARFNYYPPCPRPELVLGIKAHSDGPLLTVLLVDREVGGLQVQKENKWFNVPSIPHTLVINLGDSLEIMNNGIFKSPVHRVVTNAEKERISLAMLYAVQRDNVLEPAAGLLDEKRPARYRRITEANFLEGVKEHFSKGIRMIETLKI from the exons ATGCTTAGAGAGCTGCTCCACATCTTCGTGTGTGGTAGTAATAAACAAGCACCGATGGCTGGTGAATCATGGAAGGTGCCGACTCCAGTGAAAGACCTGGCCGCCCTCGTGGAGGAGCCACCGAGCCGGTTCGTGCAGCGGGAGGAGGACCGCCCTGGCAGCCTGACGGTCGCGGCTGACATGCCGGATCCCCTGCCTATCGTCGACCTCGACAAGCTGTCGACCGCCGACGAGGCCGCCAAGCTCCGCTCAGCGCTACAGACCTGGGGGCTTTTCTTG GCTACCAACCATGGCATAGACGCTTCTCTAATAGAGGATCTGATGAAGGCGTCACGAGAGTTTTTCAACCAGCCGCTCCAGGAGAGGCAGAAATACAGCAACCTGAGGGAAGGCACGCGCCTCCAGCTGGAAGGGTACGGCAGTGATCCGGTGATAGCGCATGATCATATCCTTGACTGGAGCGATCGCCTGCAGCTAAAGGTGGAGCCTGAAGACGAAAGAAACCTTGCTCAATGGCCCAAACATCCTGAATCCTTCAG GGATCTTCTGCACGAGTACGCAACAAAAACCAAGACTGTTATGGAAAAGATCTTGCGAGCGATGGCCAAGATCTTGGAGATTGATGAAGAAGATTTCATCAACCAGATTGGTGGTCGTCCTCAAGCTTATGCCAGATTCAACTACTATCCTCCTTGTCCAAGGCCAGAGCTCGTCTTGGGTATCAAGGCTCACTCTGACGGCCCTCTTCTGACGGTTCTTCTGGTCGATCGTGAGGTCGGTGGACTGCAGGTTCAGAAAGAGAACAAGTGGTTCAATGTTCCATCCATTCCTCACACTCTGGTGATTAACCTGGGAGACTCCTTGGAG ATAATGAACAATGGGATATTCAAAAGCCCAGTGCACAGGGTTGTGACGAATGCTgagaaggagaggatctcacTGGCCATGCTCTATGCGGTGCAACGTGACAATGTGCTTGAGCCGGCGGCCGGTTTACTGGATGAGAAGCGACCGGCAAGGTACAGGAGGATTACAGAGGCGAACTTCTTAGAGGGGGTCAAAGAACACTTTTCTAAAGGAATAAGAATGATTGAGACTTTGAAGATCTAA
- the LOC136519942 gene encoding uncharacterized protein, with translation MSSSSEDENRRRQLAVEVIMPGPNPEGGASASSSVASGGASSASSAAPDVSALVEKAIAALPPELAQQAKDPKRKARSQDPGWKYGWWPDPTKKEFTQCIFCKKIVPAGIGRFKMHLAGGYGDAVKCPKPPPIVQREMTVYLKKNTRTTIVALPGDGEQEQE, from the exons ATGAGCTCCTCCTCTGAAG ATGAAAATCGAAGGCGGCAGCTTGCAGTGGAAGTCATCATGCCTGGGCCTAATCCTGAAGGAGGTGCTAGTGCAAGCTCATCAGTTGCATCAGGTGGTGCTAGTTCAGCATCCTCAGCTGCTCCAGATGTTTCAGCCCTTGTAGAAAAGGCTATAGCAGCACTGCCTCCAGAACTTGCTCAGCAGGCTAAAGATCCCAAGAGGAAGGCTCGATCTCAAGACCCAGGATGGAAGTATGGGTGGTGGCCAGATCCTACGAAGAAGGAATTTACTCAGTGCATTTTCTGTAAGAAGATAGTGCCTGCAGGAATCGGTCGGTTCAAGATGCACCTTGCTGGGGGTTATGGGGATGCAGTGAAGTGCCCAAAACCACCTCCAATAGTCCAGCGAGAGATGACTGTTTACTTGAAGAAGAATACAAGGACTACAATTGTGGCACTTCCTGGAGATGGtgaacaagaacaagaatga